The DNA window GAGGAAGTATGAATGTGTTATTGACAAGGCACAGGTAATGTTTCCTCAGGAAAGCCCAGGACTTCTGATGGTGTTTGACTGCTGGGATGACTTCTATGCACTCCACTCGAGGTACAGAAGGACTCCAGACATGGAATGGTGTGGCATAAAAGCACTTTATTAGGGGAGTATCGGATATATAGGGTTTCTTGGGGAAGGATCTGGAAACTGGGAGGGAAGAGCAAGGGGATTGGACAAAACTAGGAGTTAAGTGTGTTGCTGAGGAAATGAAGGAACCAACAGGGAAACAGCAGTCAACCAGTGAGGAAGAGAGATTAGGCCAAAAGCAGGAAGAGAACTCAAGGGATTATGGGGAGGAGACAACATGAATGAGATGACTAAGGAAAAACACCAACTTGGCAGCCATTTTGGAACACTAAAATATGGGAGGGGTGACACTACAACCAGAAGAACTCTTAAACCCATACAATTTAGCATGCAACATCCCTATGTTAAACTGTGGTCATAAATTTAGTTTCTGACATTGGTGCTGACTGCTATAATCCTTCCTGATCATCATAAATCCACTGCCAGTAGTACTTCTTCCATTCCTGGTATGAAAGCTGTTCTCCCACAGGGATCCTGTCCTAAGAATAGCATTGAGGCTTAGAGTTGTGGGGTGAGGAGAAGACCaggtggaaaataaaaacatgagaACAGGAAGGGAACATACTGCCACAGCATCTCTAAGAAAATTCATCTCAAGAGCTGGAGACCACAGGTCTTGTGGTCTTTTAGTTGGTTCCAGGATGCTTTTTGCAATCTGTTGTTTCCCTCAATGAAGCACTAAGGAGAGCTCCTGCCCAATGTCTGTGTCCCTGGCTGGGAAGCTGAGCCCTTCCTCATCATTGCTGGCCTTATCCCCAGCAGGCAGAGGCACAAAAGGGCAGTTCTAGGACCATAGGATCATACTATAGTCAAGCTGGAAAGGACCTGCAGGGGTCATGAGGCCCAACCCTTTGACCCAAGCTCAGTCATCCACGAGCATCTAAGGAGGGAAACTGCACAACCTCTCCAGGCAATTGTTCCACTGCTTGACCCTCCCCTTggtgaagaacattttccagCTATTTAGTCCAAACCTCTCATTTTTCAATGTGGGTCCAATGTGTCTAGTCCTCCAACCATACACTGCCACAGTGTTGAGCCTGGATCTGTGTTCTGGGGCTCCTCACCAAAGCTACTCCAAATCTGTTTTCAAGTCTCCCACTAAAGCCTTCTTTTCACACTCAAGAATCCCTGTACCTTCAGCATGTCCTGCTCAGGGAAGTACTCCAGCTCCTCATAATCCAGGAAATCCTCTGCTGAACTCACTTCCACTTGGTCAAGGGCTTTTTTGTACCTCACCTTTCTGTGTCTCAGAGCAGTATCTGGGATGCCATCCATGgatgctgagcagagcagcatcGTCGCTGCCATGGATCTCCTGGTTGCTCTCCTGTTCACACAGTCCAGGGGGTTGAGGACAGTCCTTGGGGTacaggcacaggctgggcagtggCATCTGTTCTCATGGAGTCACTGCAAAGGCCCCTTTCCCTGGCCCTGCTTTGGGGCTGCTGCTTGCCAGGTTCTGAGGGAGGTGTGGGCAGTTAGGGCTGGTTGCTCCCAATCAGCTGCCACTGAGGGCTTTGGGTGGACATGTGTTGttgtgcccagctgtgtccagcagcagttcagccactgccctccctcagctgctcctggacaGCCCTTTGAGACACTGTCTCAGATCAAAAGAGACTAAGATGTCTATCAAGGAAAGTGAGGAACCTTCCTGGGCTAGGAAGGAGGCCTCTTCCCAGCAACCAccataacatttaaaattaagataGTTTAATCAGAACAAGTATAGAaaaaaggataacagttctttcctagaaatatatatatgtatataaaactaaaacaagaacagaacaaacagcaaaaccgtaaccaaaactttcaaacaaatccagtcctctccctgcccctttgGTGCATTTCTATgtgctagacctactgtttacaaacagagaggggctggtggaagatgtagtggttggaggccgcctggggcacagcgaccatgaaataatagaattttcaatactcagagttgcaaggagagccatcattaaaacctctacactggacttctggagggcagattttggcctattcagaagactaattcagagcataccctgggaaacaacccttaaaaacaaaggggaccaggagggatggacatgtttcaaacaggaattttaagtgcacaggaacaggctataccagagtgccaaaaggccagctggagggaagacaaccagcttggttaaatagggagattctgaaggaaatcagagataaaaagaaagtttacagactgtggaaaaaagggctgtcTACTTATGAAGAATACTATGAAGATAGCTGGGTCATGCAGAAAGAagatcagggaaagaaaagtgcaatttgaagttaattgggctaattctgttagggataacaaaaagtccttctacaAATACATTAATAGCAAAAGGAgaggcaaggaaaacctccattctctgttggacttggagggaaatgtagttaaggaagatgaggagaaggctgagctacttaacacctactttgcctcagttttcaccagtaagacaggtggccctcaggacaactggcccCTGGAGCTGGTAGAGAGAGGAGCTGAATAGCtcccctgtattccaggaggaaatagtgacttactgagccagctggatcctcacaagtctatgggaccagacaggattcatcccagggtgatgaaggagctggcagaagagcttgccaaactgctctccatcatcttccaacagtcctggctctctggggaggtcccagatgattggaacttggtgaatgtcaccccaatccacaaaaagggctgcaagcaggaccctggcaactccaggcctgtcagcctgacctcagtgcctggcaggatTATGGAgaagatcatcctgagtgcaatcacacagcaccttcagggtggacaagggattagatccagccagcatgggtttgggaggggcaggtcctgtctgaccaacctgatctctttttacgatcaggtgacccacctggtggatgaggggaaggctgtggatgtgtctatctggacttcagcaaggcctttgacactgtctcccataatatactcctggaaaaggtggtagcccatggcctggacaggtgtaccctctgctgggtcaggagctggagggccgggcccagagagtgctggtgaacagggcagtgtccagctggtggccggtcaccagtggtgtgcccaggggtcagtgttgggtccagtcctgtttaacatcctTATTGATGATTTAcatgaggggattgagtccatcggcagcaaatttgctgatgacaccaatctgggagggagtgttgacctgctggaaggcaggagggctctgcagagggatctggagagactggagagatgggctgattgcaatgggatggagttcaacaaggccaagtgcaggtcctgccctttggccaccccaagccctgcagcgctccaggctgggcacagagtggctggagagcagccaggcagagggacctggggggactgagggacaggaagctcaacaggagccaccagtgtgcccaggtggccaagaaggccaaggggatcctggcctggatccaaactagtgtggccagcaggcccagggcagtgacccttcccctggactctgccttggggaggccacaccttgagtgttgtgttcagttctgggcccctcagttgaggaaagagattgaggggctggagcggggccagagaagagcaacgaggctggagaagggactggagcacaagtcctatggggagaggctgagggagctgggggtgttcagcctggagaagaggaggctcagaggtgacctcagcactgtctggaactacctgaggggaagttctggccaggtgggggttggtctcttctcccaggcactcagcaataggacaagggggcacgatgggctcaagctctgccaggggaaattgaagttggagatgagaaagaaattctttgcagagagagtgctcagggattggaatgggctgcccagagaggtggtggattccccatcacTGGAgctttttaaagtgagattggccgtggcactgagtgccatgatctggtaaagggactggagtttgACCgagggttgaacttgatgatctcagaagtcttttccaacccaattgattctatgattctatgctttGGAAAGACTGTACACAACCTTTCAGATTCAAATTACTGAGTCAATAACCACTGCATAAGCATCcccaaaaacattttcagaaaaattccCTGTGGATACTCTCTCTCCCATGACATCTTGGGAGAGCATCTGCAGAGGAAAGGATTACACAGAGACATGGACTGAGATGCAGCAGTATTTAATCAGTCAAAAGATGAACCTGAGGTCAGTTTGAGTGGGGAATCCATTGCAGGGAACACCATGGACAGACAAGAGTGTGTGCCCCATGGCAGACATCTCACTAGGTGGCAACCCGCCTGCTCCacagagggagcagggccagcagggcctccccaggctggctgtgagggGCTCACAGCCCAGGGGAGCACAAGGGAACAAGGACACAGGATGGAAAGGAGAGAGTGGCAGAGGggagaggcagggctgggctgtgctttggcagagcccaggctggCCCCATCcttctgccagggctgctggggtTGCTCAGCCCCTGTGgaagcagaagctgctgcttcatACCCACAACGCTTCCATCTTGTGTGTCCCTGGTTCCTTCCCCAGGGCCATGGGCAGCAGCTTTAGCAGGGGAAGCACCTCCTGCCACAGAGGCCATTGCCAAGGCCAGAGAGGTCAAAGCCCCCAGAGTTGATGGGCACTCCCTgagagctgaggatgctgccaacGGCAGCGGAGGTGGAGGATCCCACGGCGGTGttctgagggaaggagctgaggatggggccgggcagggtcaCCACCACGGGGGAGGGCTGGATGGCCACGGTGgagtcctggcactgcctgacacagggctcattgcagctgttggccagcGGGGTCGGgccgcagggctggcagggcaggcacgGGGTGTAGCACGACATGTCCTGGGCTGGAGGTGcacctggcacagagggcagggaacATAAAGCATGAGGTGTGCTTGAAGAGGAACTTGTCACCCTCCACATAATTGAGACCCTTTCCCTCAACCCAAAAGAACATCAAAAGACCCCAGACACCCCTGTCCCTCAGAAGAACCCCAGTAAGAACTGAAGACTCAGGAGGACCCCACCTagcctgtggctctgcagacaTCTCAGCCCAGCCTGAACCTTTTGTCTTGCCACATTGTCTCCTCTCTTCCCTGTCCCATGGCAAACTTTCTCAGGACCCCGGAAATGACAAAGAGAGAGgtagcacagaatcacagaggcACAAAATATGCTGAATTGAAAGGTCCTGATCCACAACAGGTtgaagaaaagcaggagaaggaggagaagcaaAAAAGTGTTTGAACCTCACGGTCTTCCCAATGAGATGGAGAAGAGGGGAGTGGATGAGAGACTGAGGAGAAGAACCCACTTTTATACTGCTTCTGTACTGCCCCAGGCCCACAGTCACTGCACAGGACAGTAATTTTCCATCAGACTCaccttcaaaacaaaatatccAACCTAATGCCATAGGGTGTGTTTTGATTTTCATCAATGCTGCCATTTCATTTCCTCATTTCTGACATGACCATTAAGCTTCCATGGAACCTTTCAAGTAATGAGATGAAAGGCCCAAGGATTTTCTGGGCACTGACACATCAGTACAGGAAGAAGATGTATTCCATGTGCTGGAGGGGTCTGTGGATACAGTGGACACTGATCTGAGGAAATGTAGTGTGGTTGTTTTCTACCTTCTTTGCAAGCAGCTGAACATACTTTCCCACCAATTCAGTCCTCTTCTGCCTGGGGCAGTTTGTTTGGGAAGGTTGTCTCCTCTCCTGGTAGCCTTGTGAGGTTCCCAATAAGTGCCATCAGTGATGAGGGTAAGGGTAACTTTGCTGTCCTGAACCCCATGATTCTTCAACATGCCCTATAGTGTTGAGTCCCTTCTCACTGTCATAGGGGTGTGTTTGGGCTCAGTAAAGCTCTTTGTTCTCCCCATTTCCCTCAGATCATTTTGACCCCACCCTTTGGCCCCATAGGAGGAGTGGCTGCTTTTCCAAAACAAGCTGACTGTCCTGAAAGCCCCTGAGCTGTGGGAGTGATGGCAACAAGCTCGTGCTGAGGACAATCTCTATTTGAGCTGCCT is part of the Pithys albifrons albifrons isolate INPA30051 chromosome 25, PitAlb_v1, whole genome shotgun sequence genome and encodes:
- the LOC139682675 gene encoding feather keratin Cos1-2-like is translated as MSCYTPCLPCQPCGPTPLANSCNEPCVRQCQDSTVAIQPSPVVVTLPGPILSSFPQNTAVGSSTSAAVGSILSSQGVPINSGGFDLSGLGNGLCGRRCFPC